A single region of the Thermoanaerobacterium aotearoense genome encodes:
- the hydF gene encoding [FeFe] hydrogenase H-cluster maturation GTPase HydF, which yields MNTTPNASRLHISIFGRRNAGKSSIINALTNQNIAIVSDVAGTTTDPVQKAMEILPIGPVVIIDTAGLDDTGELGELRIKKTYEVLNRTDLALLVIDGMVGPSEFEEEILEKIREKNIPVVGVLNKADLAQFHFNQKADWEKRLKLELVETSANNGYGIEELKRQIIKKAPYDDKELSLVSDLINPGDFVVLVVPIDKAAPKGRLILPQQQVIRDVIESDAIAVVTKEYELKETLENLGKKPALVITDSQVFLKVSADTPRDIPLTSFSILFARYKGDLDELTKGLKALERLRPGDKVLIAEGCTHHRQSDDIGKVKIPRWIRQIVGGDIQFDFSSGMTFPDNLDQYKLIVHCGGCMLNKREMMYRISYAKGKEIPIVNYGLLIAYVQGILPRAIEMFPSAKLIYDEDQQY from the coding sequence ATGAATACAACGCCAAATGCATCGAGGCTGCACATATCAATTTTTGGCAGAAGAAACGCTGGAAAATCAAGCATAATAAACGCTCTTACTAATCAAAACATCGCTATTGTCTCTGATGTAGCAGGAACCACAACAGACCCTGTGCAAAAAGCCATGGAGATACTGCCGATAGGCCCTGTAGTTATAATAGATACTGCAGGACTTGACGACACAGGAGAGCTTGGTGAATTGAGGATTAAAAAAACGTATGAAGTGCTAAATAGGACTGATCTTGCCTTGCTTGTGATAGATGGCATGGTGGGGCCGTCGGAGTTTGAGGAGGAAATTTTAGAGAAGATCAGAGAAAAAAATATTCCGGTGGTAGGTGTTTTAAACAAGGCGGATTTAGCTCAATTTCATTTCAATCAAAAAGCCGATTGGGAAAAAAGATTGAAATTGGAGCTTGTTGAGACGTCTGCCAATAATGGTTATGGCATAGAGGAGCTTAAAAGGCAAATAATAAAAAAGGCTCCTTATGATGATAAAGAGCTTTCTTTGGTGTCTGATTTGATAAATCCTGGTGATTTTGTGGTACTGGTGGTACCGATAGATAAGGCTGCGCCTAAGGGAAGGCTTATACTGCCACAGCAACAGGTGATAAGGGATGTGATTGAAAGTGATGCTATTGCCGTTGTCACGAAAGAATACGAGCTGAAAGAGACATTGGAGAATTTAGGGAAGAAACCGGCATTAGTTATTACTGATTCACAAGTTTTCTTAAAAGTAAGTGCTGATACACCTCGGGACATACCTTTAACGTCTTTTTCAATTCTTTTTGCAAGGTACAAAGGTGACCTTGACGAATTGACAAAAGGGCTTAAAGCATTAGAAAGGCTTAGACCCGGCGACAAGGTTCTTATAGCAGAAGGGTGTACGCATCACAGGCAGTCGGATGATATAGGAAAAGTAAAAATACCAAGGTGGATACGCCAAATTGTAGGCGGCGATATTCAATTTGATTTTTCCAGCGGAATGACGTTTCCAGATAATCTGGACCAGTACAAGCTTATTGTTCATTGTGGTGGCTGTATGCTTAATAAGAGAGAAATGATGTACAGGATATCCTATGCAAAAGGCAAGGAAATTCCGATTGTGAATTATGGACTTTTAATAGCATACGTGCAGGGGATTTTGCCGCGGGCTATTGAGATGTTTCCATCTGCAAAGCTTATATATGATGAGGACCAGCAATATTAA
- a CDS encoding ArsR/SmtB family transcription factor, whose translation MEGFPLKNSAIDIEKDFKKYETIAEKLKAIAHPYRLCIVRGLLSGECNVSTIQECLNLPQSTVSQHISKLKSAGIIEGKRNGLEICYRVVDNDIINAVKLLFND comes from the coding sequence TTGGAGGGATTTCCGCTGAAAAACAGTGCTATAGACATCGAAAAAGATTTTAAAAAGTATGAAACGATAGCAGAAAAATTAAAAGCCATAGCGCATCCTTACAGGCTTTGCATCGTAAGAGGGCTTCTATCAGGAGAATGCAACGTAAGTACGATACAAGAATGCTTAAACTTGCCTCAATCCACAGTGTCGCAGCACATATCAAAGCTAAAATCTGCCGGCATAATAGAGGGAAAGCGAAACGGACTTGAAATCTGCTATCGAGTTGTAGACAATGACATAATAAATGCCGTAAAACTTTTATTCAATGATTAA
- a CDS encoding VTT domain-containing protein, protein MSLFKLGIDVVLHLDKYLGTIIQTYGTATYLLIFLILFFETGIVITPFLPGDSLIFAAGAFAAIGSLNVFTLFIVVSLAAILGDTVNYHIGKFIGEKIYEAENLKLIKKEHLLEARNFYDKYGSMTIVLGRFIPIIRTFVPFVAGIGEMNYLHFLTYNALGGIAWAALFSFGGYYFGNLEVVKTHFGFVTIAIIVISLIPALVTFLKKK, encoded by the coding sequence ATGTCATTATTTAAATTGGGAATCGATGTAGTTCTTCATCTCGACAAGTATTTAGGCACCATAATCCAAACGTATGGTACCGCCACATATTTACTTATATTTCTCATATTGTTTTTTGAAACAGGTATCGTCATTACGCCATTTTTGCCTGGAGACTCGCTAATATTTGCTGCAGGTGCTTTTGCTGCCATAGGTTCACTAAATGTATTTACATTATTTATAGTAGTCTCATTGGCTGCAATATTAGGTGACACTGTAAACTACCACATAGGAAAATTTATAGGCGAAAAGATATACGAAGCGGAAAACTTAAAGTTGATAAAAAAAGAACACCTTTTAGAAGCCAGAAACTTCTATGATAAATACGGTAGCATGACAATAGTATTAGGAAGGTTTATACCTATCATAAGGACGTTTGTGCCATTTGTAGCAGGCATAGGTGAGATGAATTACCTTCACTTCCTCACCTACAACGCATTAGGCGGCATAGCCTGGGCAGCGTTATTCTCGTTTGGCGGATACTACTTTGGAAATCTTGAAGTTGTCAAAACACATTTTGGGTTCGTCACAATAGCCATAATTGTTATTTCTTTGATACCTGCTTTAGTGACTTTCTTGAAAAAGAAGTAA
- a CDS encoding aspartate ammonia-lyase, protein MGYRIEHDILGYMEVPDDAYYGIHSLRAHENFNLSGQSIHRELIIALAQVKKAAAIANKNIKLLDKKIADAIIIACDEIIEGKFHDQFIVDALQGGAGTSANMNMNEVIANRAIELLGGKKGNYDLVSPIDHVNLSQSTNDVFPTAVRIAAIKLLKPLSESFANLQVALQEKEDEFKDVIKIGRTELQDAVPVMLGQEFGAYAQAIARDRWRIYKVEERLRQVNIGGTAVGTGLNADIRYIYSVIEILRDITGIGLARAEYMMDPTQNNDVFVEVSGMLKAAATNLIKISNDIRLMSSGPRCGLMEITIPEVQAGSSIMPGKINPVIPEAVKQAAYQVLACDYAITLGAQSGEFELNFTLPLIAYNLFNEIDLLKNAVDMFIYKCIKGIKANRHHLEEMVEKSLSYAIVLSPHLGYEKASMIAKEAKEEGKTIREVAKKYFKEEQLDAILNEYEMTKPGIPGLKRLRGENR, encoded by the coding sequence ATGGGCTACAGGATAGAACACGATATTTTAGGATATATGGAAGTGCCTGACGATGCTTATTACGGCATTCACAGTCTAAGAGCTCATGAAAATTTCAATTTGTCAGGTCAATCAATTCATAGAGAGCTTATAATAGCGCTGGCACAGGTAAAGAAAGCGGCTGCCATAGCCAATAAAAACATAAAATTGCTTGATAAAAAAATTGCAGATGCTATAATTATTGCATGTGATGAAATAATAGAAGGCAAATTTCATGACCAATTCATCGTTGATGCACTTCAGGGTGGAGCAGGTACATCTGCAAATATGAATATGAATGAAGTCATAGCAAACAGGGCGATAGAGCTACTTGGCGGCAAAAAAGGAAATTACGACTTAGTAAGTCCTATCGATCATGTAAATTTAAGCCAATCCACAAACGATGTTTTTCCTACTGCTGTAAGAATAGCAGCTATTAAACTTTTAAAGCCTTTAAGTGAAAGCTTTGCTAATCTCCAAGTAGCACTTCAAGAAAAGGAAGATGAGTTTAAAGACGTAATTAAGATAGGTAGGACGGAACTGCAGGATGCTGTGCCTGTGATGCTGGGGCAGGAGTTTGGAGCGTATGCACAGGCAATCGCAAGGGATAGGTGGAGGATATACAAAGTAGAGGAAAGGCTAAGGCAGGTGAATATAGGTGGGACTGCTGTTGGCACAGGGCTAAATGCTGACATAAGGTATATTTATAGCGTCATTGAGATTTTAAGAGACATAACAGGAATTGGACTTGCCAGAGCTGAGTACATGATGGATCCTACTCAAAATAACGATGTTTTTGTGGAAGTTTCAGGCATGTTGAAAGCTGCAGCTACAAACCTTATTAAGATATCTAATGATATTAGGCTTATGTCATCAGGTCCAAGATGTGGACTTATGGAGATAACCATACCAGAAGTGCAAGCTGGTTCGTCGATAATGCCAGGCAAAATAAATCCAGTAATACCTGAGGCAGTAAAACAGGCAGCATATCAGGTATTGGCCTGCGATTACGCCATCACATTAGGAGCACAATCTGGGGAATTTGAGCTTAATTTCACATTGCCGCTTATTGCCTATAATCTTTTCAATGAGATTGACCTTCTTAAAAATGCAGTTGATATGTTTATATATAAATGCATAAAAGGAATTAAAGCAAATCGACATCACCTTGAAGAAATGGTGGAAAAGAGCTTGTCTTATGCGATTGTGTTAAGCCCTCATTTGGGATACGAAAAAGCATCCATGATAGCAAAAGAGGCTAAAGAGGAAGGAAAGACAATAAGGGAAGTTGCTAAAAAGTATTTTAAAGAAGAACAGCTTGATGCCATACTTAATGAATACGAAATGACAAAACCTGGCATACCGGGTTTAAAAAGATTGAGAGGGGAAAATAGATGA
- a CDS encoding metal-dependent transcriptional regulator: MNKLQDKYHTFSEYMKKENNSLTASMEDYLEMICRLSTKSGYVRLHELAEALNVQPPSATKMVQKLSELNLIDYEKYGVITLSNEGKSIGEALIKRHNTILELLKTLGIEENNLLEETEKIEHTVSTETLHCFLRFMDFLEQNNDIKEKLTQYMKSKRD; encoded by the coding sequence GTGAATAAATTGCAGGACAAGTATCACACTTTTAGCGAATACATGAAGAAAGAGAATAACTCATTGACAGCGTCTATGGAAGATTATCTTGAAATGATATGCAGACTGTCGACTAAATCAGGCTATGTAAGACTGCACGAATTGGCAGAGGCATTGAATGTCCAGCCGCCATCCGCTACAAAGATGGTTCAAAAACTTTCTGAGCTTAATCTCATAGACTATGAAAAGTACGGCGTCATAACTTTAAGCAATGAAGGCAAATCAATCGGCGAAGCTCTTATAAAAAGGCATAATACAATTTTAGAACTTCTAAAGACGCTTGGAATTGAAGAAAACAATCTTCTTGAAGAAACAGAAAAAATAGAACACACCGTAAGCACAGAAACGCTTCATTGTTTTTTACGTTTCATGGACTTTTTAGAACAAAATAACGATATTAAAGAAAAATTAACCCAGTACATGAAATCAAAAAGAGATTAA
- a CDS encoding CoA-disulfide reductase: MKVVIIGGVAGGASAAARLRRLDEDAEIILFEKGEYISYANCGLPYYIGEVIKEREKLVVQTPEAMSKRFNIDIRTLSEVTKINPDEKTVVVHDIKNDRTYTESYDKLILSPGAEPIKPPMPGIDGKNIFTLRTIPDTYRIKDFVDNNKPKKAVVVGGGFIGLEVAENLKEAGLDVTIVELADHVMAPLDYEMAAIVHQRLKDKGVNLILKDGVKEFHHKEGITTVVLNSGNTLITDMVVLGIGVRPDTKLAKDADLAIGERGGIKVNEYMQTSNPDIYAVGDAIEVKDYINGSNTLIPLAGPANKQGRIAADNICGRKSKYDGTQGTSVAKIFDLTVAATGNNETILKRAGIDYEKVIIHPNSHASYYPDALPMTIKLIFKKDDGKILGAQIVGFDGVDKRIDVIATAIRSNMTVYDLEELELAYAPPYSSAKDPVNMAGFAASNILKGDISVFHWDEVKDIDLSKSLILDVRTDLEYQLGNIKGSINIPVDELRENLHKIPKDKDIYVYCQVGLRGYIACRILMQNGFKSVKNLSGGYKIYETATSDFTDITVRYDDEQTECGMCVTDKKKSDDAVATLEIDACGLQCPGPIMQTFNAIKNLKDGDILRIKASDPGFENDIKTWCQRTGNALLNLYHEGKIIVAEIRKNASAKAVETKTSSDKNDKAIIVFSGDLDKAIAAFIIANGAAAMGRKVTLFFTFWGLNILRKPEKVSIKKDFLSKMFGMMMPRGSKKLKLSKMNMFGIGPKMIRYIMNKKNVSSLEDLIQQALKNGVRIVACNMSSDIMGITKDELIDGVELGGVASFIGAAEQSDTTLFI, from the coding sequence ATGAAAGTTGTAATTATCGGGGGCGTTGCTGGCGGTGCATCTGCTGCAGCAAGGTTGAGAAGACTTGATGAAGACGCTGAAATAATACTCTTTGAAAAGGGAGAATATATATCTTATGCCAACTGCGGTCTGCCGTATTATATAGGCGAAGTCATAAAAGAACGTGAAAAATTAGTCGTTCAAACACCAGAAGCTATGTCAAAGCGCTTCAACATCGACATAAGGACATTATCAGAAGTCACAAAGATAAATCCTGATGAAAAAACCGTAGTCGTTCATGATATAAAAAATGACAGAACCTATACAGAAAGCTACGACAAACTGATACTATCACCTGGTGCAGAACCTATAAAACCTCCAATGCCAGGCATAGATGGCAAGAACATTTTTACGCTTAGGACTATTCCAGATACCTATAGGATAAAAGACTTTGTCGACAACAACAAACCTAAAAAAGCCGTTGTAGTAGGCGGTGGTTTCATAGGACTTGAAGTTGCAGAGAATTTAAAAGAAGCAGGACTTGATGTGACAATAGTAGAATTGGCTGACCATGTAATGGCACCACTTGATTACGAAATGGCTGCAATTGTCCATCAACGCCTTAAAGATAAAGGTGTAAATCTCATATTAAAGGATGGTGTAAAAGAGTTTCACCACAAAGAAGGCATAACGACTGTCGTTTTGAATAGCGGCAATACGTTAATCACTGACATGGTCGTATTAGGCATAGGCGTGAGGCCAGACACTAAATTAGCAAAAGACGCAGACCTTGCAATCGGCGAAAGAGGCGGCATAAAAGTCAATGAATACATGCAGACATCAAATCCTGATATATACGCTGTAGGCGATGCTATAGAGGTAAAAGACTATATAAACGGAAGCAATACTTTGATACCATTAGCAGGACCTGCAAACAAACAAGGCCGTATCGCAGCAGACAATATTTGCGGAAGAAAAAGCAAATATGATGGTACGCAGGGTACTTCTGTTGCAAAAATTTTCGACTTGACTGTGGCAGCGACGGGAAACAATGAAACAATCTTAAAAAGAGCCGGAATAGATTATGAAAAAGTCATAATACACCCAAATTCACATGCCAGCTACTATCCTGATGCACTGCCTATGACCATTAAACTCATATTTAAAAAAGATGATGGAAAAATCTTAGGCGCTCAAATAGTTGGATTTGACGGCGTTGATAAGAGAATAGACGTCATTGCTACTGCAATACGCAGCAATATGACAGTTTACGACTTAGAAGAACTTGAATTGGCATACGCTCCACCATACTCATCAGCAAAAGACCCTGTAAACATGGCTGGTTTTGCAGCTTCAAATATATTAAAAGGCGATATAAGCGTATTCCATTGGGACGAAGTTAAAGATATAGATTTGTCTAAATCTTTAATACTTGACGTAAGAACAGATCTTGAATATCAGCTCGGAAACATCAAAGGCTCCATAAACATACCTGTAGATGAGCTAAGAGAAAATCTTCACAAGATTCCAAAAGACAAAGATATATACGTATACTGTCAAGTAGGCTTAAGAGGATATATAGCTTGCAGGATACTGATGCAAAATGGCTTTAAATCTGTCAAAAATCTAAGTGGCGGTTATAAAATATACGAAACTGCAACATCAGATTTCACCGATATAACAGTGAGGTACGACGATGAACAGACAGAGTGCGGCATGTGCGTAACAGATAAAAAAAAATCAGATGATGCAGTGGCAACATTAGAGATCGATGCGTGTGGGCTTCAATGTCCAGGTCCTATAATGCAGACATTTAACGCAATAAAAAATCTAAAAGATGGAGACATACTAAGGATAAAAGCTTCGGACCCTGGATTTGAAAATGACATTAAGACATGGTGTCAAAGAACAGGAAATGCGCTTCTTAACTTATACCATGAAGGAAAAATCATTGTAGCAGAGATAAGAAAAAATGCATCTGCAAAAGCAGTTGAAACAAAGACATCTTCTGATAAAAACGATAAGGCCATTATAGTATTCAGTGGAGACTTAGACAAAGCCATAGCCGCATTTATAATAGCAAATGGAGCTGCTGCAATGGGAAGAAAGGTGACTCTTTTCTTCACATTCTGGGGACTCAATATACTGAGAAAGCCAGAAAAAGTTTCAATCAAAAAAGACTTCTTAAGTAAGATGTTTGGCATGATGATGCCAAGGGGTTCCAAGAAGCTAAAACTTTCCAAGATGAACATGTTTGGCATAGGACCTAAAATGATACGATACATCATGAACAAAAAAAATGTATCTTCACTGGAAGATTTAATACAGCAAGCGCTTAAAAACGGTGTAAGGATTGTGGCATGCAACATGTCATCTGACATAATGGGCATAACTAAAGATGAGCTTATAGATGGTGTTGAATTAGGCGGTGTTGCATCATTTATAGGTGCAGCTGAGCAGTCAGACACCACACTCTTTATATAA
- a CDS encoding desulfoferrodoxin produces MTNLFGVYKCKECGNVVEVLNAGDGTLTCCEKPMEEQIVNTVDASKEKHVPVILKDGDTVTVKVSSVEHPMEEKHYIEWISILADGIYMRKMLKPGDKPEATFKTDAAKIQAWAYCNLHGLWTAEI; encoded by the coding sequence ATGACAAATTTATTTGGAGTTTACAAATGCAAGGAGTGCGGAAATGTTGTAGAAGTTTTAAACGCTGGTGATGGAACATTGACATGCTGTGAAAAGCCAATGGAAGAGCAGATAGTAAATACAGTTGACGCCAGCAAAGAAAAACACGTTCCTGTGATATTGAAAGACGGCGATACAGTAACAGTAAAAGTTAGCAGCGTAGAACATCCTATGGAGGAAAAACACTACATAGAATGGATTTCAATTTTAGCTGACGGAATTTACATGAGAAAGATGTTAAAACCAGGAGATAAACCTGAGGCAACATTCAAGACGGATGCAGCAAAGATTCAAGCTTGGGCATATTGCAATTTGCACGGCTTGTGGACTGCAGAGATTTAA
- the argH gene encoding argininosuccinate lyase produces the protein MKLWGGRFKGDTDKLMEDFNSSISFDMRLFKYDVEGSIAHAKGLNKAGVLKDDETKLIVDGLNEILKETDTGFIPDDEDVHTYVERLLTEKIGDVGKKLHTGRSRNDQVATDVRLYLRDVAGEIGKNIETLIDTLKNKAFEHKNVIMPGYTHLQRAQPVTFGHHMMAYVEMFKRDLSRLNDMVKRVNVMPLGSGALAGTSYNIDRMYVAKLLGFDDITKNSLDAVSDRDFVIEFLSFSSIMMMHLSRFCEEIVLWSSKEFDFVELDDRYSTGSSMMPQKKNPDAAELIRGKAGRVYGSLMTLLTVMKGLPLAYNKDMQEDKEALFDAIDTLKMSIAVFNGMVKTMKVKSDNMANAAKYGYMNATDFADYLVFKGIPFRKAHEITGKVVLYAIDKNCAIEDLSIDELKSFCDVIDEDVYSAIDLRNTIKNKKTIGSPRLDD, from the coding sequence ATGAAGCTGTGGGGCGGTAGGTTTAAAGGGGATACAGACAAACTTATGGAGGATTTTAATTCCTCCATTTCTTTCGATATGCGCCTTTTCAAATACGATGTAGAAGGTTCCATAGCCCATGCGAAAGGTTTAAACAAGGCAGGTGTATTAAAGGACGATGAGACAAAGCTTATTGTAGATGGGCTAAATGAGATTTTAAAGGAAACTGATACAGGTTTTATACCTGATGATGAAGATGTACACACGTACGTTGAAAGGCTTTTGACTGAAAAAATAGGTGATGTAGGCAAAAAACTTCATACTGGAAGAAGCCGCAATGACCAAGTAGCAACAGATGTGAGGCTTTATCTGAGAGATGTCGCAGGTGAAATTGGGAAAAACATTGAAACTCTAATTGACACGCTTAAAAATAAGGCTTTTGAGCATAAGAATGTGATCATGCCTGGATATACCCATTTGCAAAGGGCTCAGCCTGTCACTTTTGGACATCACATGATGGCGTATGTGGAGATGTTTAAAAGAGACTTATCAAGGCTTAATGATATGGTAAAAAGGGTAAATGTGATGCCATTAGGTTCAGGCGCTTTAGCAGGCACATCGTACAATATAGACAGAATGTACGTGGCAAAACTTCTTGGGTTTGACGACATAACTAAAAACAGCCTCGATGCAGTTAGCGATAGGGATTTTGTGATAGAATTTTTGAGCTTTTCTTCAATCATGATGATGCACCTAAGCCGCTTTTGCGAGGAAATTGTGCTATGGTCCAGCAAAGAATTTGATTTTGTAGAGCTGGATGACAGGTACTCAACAGGAAGCAGCATGATGCCTCAGAAGAAAAATCCAGATGCTGCGGAGCTTATACGAGGCAAGGCAGGGCGGGTGTACGGCAGCCTCATGACGTTGCTTACAGTCATGAAAGGACTTCCTTTGGCATACAACAAAGATATGCAGGAGGACAAAGAAGCGCTTTTTGATGCTATAGATACTTTGAAAATGTCGATTGCGGTTTTTAATGGCATGGTAAAAACGATGAAGGTAAAAAGTGATAATATGGCAAATGCAGCAAAATACGGATATATGAATGCTACAGATTTTGCAGATTACCTTGTATTTAAAGGGATTCCCTTTAGAAAAGCACATGAGATAACTGGTAAAGTCGTATTGTACGCCATAGATAAAAATTGTGCCATAGAAGACCTATCAATAGATGAGTTAAAGTCGTTTTGTGATGTGATAGATGAAGATGTGTACAGTGCAATTGATTTAAGGAACACGATAAAAAACAAAAAAACGATAGGGTCACCACGATTGGATGATTAA
- a CDS encoding MFS transporter produces MNSFYIFLEKLTDSVFPALKHRNFRLFWFGQMISLIGTWMQNIGQDWLVLKLTNSAFLLGVVSALQFLPMLFLSLFAGVVIDRFPKRKILIFTQTSLMVTALALATLTALNAINYWEILVLATIVGFINTIDNPARQSFIIDLVGKEDLMNAISLNSSIFNAARIIGPGIAGVLIGLLGYALCFYLNALSFIAVITGLILIDVKMNKSRALLKKEDVIADIKEGLLYIKNTPIIFATILMMAVLSTFAINFNVLVPVFAKNILNQNSTGYGFLMSSMGVGALIGALILASLSKKGAKPFYLILGGCGLCVFQILIGFQSYYWLTTILLALSGFSMITFSASANTTVQLNSSNKFRGRVMSVYSLVFGGVTPIGAIYAGSLAEKVGAHMTFIISGLIGIAYILYVVLFKYKKSFSLDIVEDD; encoded by the coding sequence TTGAACTCATTCTATATCTTTCTCGAAAAACTTACTGATAGTGTTTTCCCTGCATTGAAGCATAGAAATTTCAGATTGTTTTGGTTTGGACAAATGATATCACTCATAGGCACGTGGATGCAAAATATTGGTCAAGATTGGTTAGTCCTTAAATTGACCAATTCTGCATTTTTGTTGGGTGTTGTAAGCGCCCTTCAATTTCTGCCTATGCTTTTTTTATCTCTTTTTGCTGGTGTCGTAATAGATAGGTTTCCAAAGCGAAAAATCCTTATATTTACTCAGACAAGTCTGATGGTGACAGCTTTGGCTCTTGCGACGCTAACCGCACTAAATGCAATAAACTACTGGGAAATACTCGTTTTAGCAACCATCGTCGGTTTCATAAATACCATAGACAACCCTGCAAGGCAATCATTTATAATCGATTTAGTTGGCAAAGAAGACTTGATGAATGCAATATCGCTTAATTCTTCCATATTCAATGCAGCCAGAATCATAGGACCTGGTATCGCAGGCGTACTTATAGGTCTTTTAGGTTATGCACTGTGCTTTTACCTTAACGCATTAAGCTTTATTGCAGTAATCACTGGTTTAATCCTTATTGACGTAAAAATGAACAAATCAAGAGCATTGCTAAAAAAGGAAGATGTGATAGCCGACATAAAAGAAGGACTTCTTTACATCAAAAATACTCCAATAATTTTTGCTACTATACTTATGATGGCGGTTTTAAGCACATTCGCCATAAATTTCAATGTTTTAGTGCCTGTGTTTGCAAAAAACATCTTAAATCAAAATTCCACAGGATACGGCTTTCTCATGTCATCAATGGGTGTTGGCGCATTAATAGGCGCTCTCATACTTGCATCATTAAGCAAGAAAGGCGCGAAACCATTCTATCTCATATTAGGTGGATGTGGCTTATGTGTCTTCCAAATCTTAATCGGTTTTCAAAGCTACTATTGGCTTACAACGATTCTCCTTGCTTTGTCTGGATTTTCTATGATTACTTTCTCCGCATCAGCAAATACTACTGTACAGCTTAATTCCAGCAATAAATTTAGAGGGAGGGTCATGAGCGTATACTCTTTGGTATTTGGGGGCGTCACACCTATTGGTGCCATCTACGCAGGAAGCCTTGCAGAAAAAGTAGGAGCACACATGACGTTTATAATAAGCGGTCTTATAGGCATTGCATATATCTTGTATGTAGTACTGTTTAAGTACAAAAAGAGCTTTTCTTTAGACATTGTAGAAGACGACTAA
- a CDS encoding Nramp family divalent metal transporter, protein MKDSSSVAVTDFSERNKKASENLIVKKIADFLKYLGPAFVVSVAYIDPGNFATNITGGAKYNYSLLWVILWSNIIAIFLQYLSAKLGIATEKNLSQMCGAVFPKRTNVLLFIVSEIASIATTMAEFLGGAVGIYLLFRVPLAYAGVITGIVTLFITHLQKFGQRAVESIIEMLIGVICLAYGFEMFLAKPEWIKVGLSTLMPTIVDKDALYIAVGMLGATVMPHVIFLHSQLVQSRNKNLSLKEKRHHLSMERLDIIIAMNIAFIVNAAMVIVSAAVFFKNGVYVNSIEDAHKSLEPLLGPFSSIAFALALLSSGFSSSAVGTMAGETVMDGFLNKTFPPLLKRLITIIPSIAVLFLGVNPMNALILSQVVLSFALPFAIIPLLIITSKREYMGQFANNLAATIAGWVISIFIILLNGILLYTTFQGML, encoded by the coding sequence ATGAAAGATTCAAGCAGTGTAGCTGTGACAGATTTTTCTGAAAGAAATAAGAAAGCATCAGAAAATCTGATTGTAAAGAAGATTGCTGATTTTTTAAAGTACTTAGGTCCAGCATTTGTAGTAAGCGTTGCTTATATAGATCCTGGTAATTTTGCTACAAATATAACTGGAGGAGCCAAGTACAATTACAGCCTTTTATGGGTCATCTTGTGGAGCAACATTATTGCAATCTTTCTACAGTATTTGTCGGCTAAATTAGGGATAGCTACTGAAAAAAATCTGTCTCAAATGTGTGGAGCCGTATTTCCCAAAAGGACTAATGTATTGCTTTTTATCGTCTCCGAGATTGCATCCATTGCAACCACGATGGCAGAATTTTTAGGCGGCGCTGTTGGAATATACCTTCTTTTTAGGGTTCCATTGGCCTATGCAGGTGTTATAACTGGAATTGTGACGCTTTTCATAACGCATCTACAGAAATTTGGACAGAGGGCAGTGGAGTCGATCATTGAAATGTTGATAGGTGTAATATGCTTAGCGTATGGATTTGAAATGTTTTTAGCAAAGCCAGAGTGGATAAAGGTAGGGCTTAGTACTTTGATGCCAACGATTGTTGATAAAGATGCCTTGTATATAGCAGTTGGCATGCTGGGAGCAACAGTAATGCCTCATGTAATATTTCTTCATTCCCAATTAGTCCAAAGCAGAAACAAAAATTTAAGTTTAAAAGAGAAAAGGCACCATTTGTCGATGGAAAGGCTGGACATTATTATAGCCATGAATATCGCCTTTATTGTCAATGCGGCTATGGTAATTGTGTCAGCGGCAGTTTTCTTTAAAAATGGCGTCTATGTAAATTCTATAGAAGATGCCCATAAGTCGTTAGAACCGCTATTAGGCCCTTTTTCCAGCATAGCTTTTGCATTAGCCCTTTTATCATCTGGTTTTTCATCATCTGCAGTTGGGACTATGGCAGGTGAGACGGTCATGGATGGATTTTTAAATAAAACTTTTCCTCCACTCTTAAAAAGGCTTATTACGATAATACCGTCAATTGCAGTTCTTTTCTTAGGCGTAAATCCAATGAATGCTCTAATATTAAGCCAAGTTGTTTTAAGTTTTGCACTTCCATTCGCCATAATACCGCTTTTAATAATAACATCCAAAAGGGAATACATGGGGCAATTTGCAAATAATTTGGCTGCTACAATTGCAGGGTGGGTAATTTCGATTTTTATAATACTTTTAAACGGAATACTTTTGTATACTACATTTCAAGGAATGTTGTGA